One window of Opisthocomus hoazin isolate bOpiHoa1 chromosome 13, bOpiHoa1.hap1, whole genome shotgun sequence genomic DNA carries:
- the DRG1 gene encoding developmentally-regulated GTP-binding protein 1 produces the protein MSGTLAKIAEIEAEMARTQKNKATAHHLGLLKARLAKLRRELITPKGGGGGGPGEGFDVAKTGDARIGFVGFPSVGKSTLLSNLAGVYSEVAAYEFTTLTTVPGVIRYKGAKIQLLDLPGIIEGAKDGKGRGRQVIAVARTCNLILIVLDVLKPLGHKKIIENELEGFGIRLNSKPPNIGFKKKDKGGINLTATCPQSELDTETVKSILAEYKIHNADVTLRSDATADDLIDVVEGNRVYIPCIYVLNKIDQISIEELDIIYKVPHCVPISAHHRWNFDDLLEKIWDYLKLVRIYTKPKGQLPDYTSPVVLPYCKTTVEDFCMKIHKNLIKDFKYALVWGSSVKHNPQKVGKDHTLEDEDVIQIVKK, from the exons ATGAGCGGCACGTTGGCCAAGATCGCGGAGATCGAGGCTGAG ATGGCCCGGACGCAGAAGAACAAGGCCACGGCTCATCACctagggctgctgaaggcccgcTTGGCCAAGCTGCGCCGGGAGCTCATCACCCCcaaggggggcggcggcggcggccccggggaaG GATTTGATGTTGCGAAGACAGGTGATGCCCGAATTGGGTTTGTGGGTTTTCCATCAGTGGGGAAATCTACTCTTCTAAGTAATCTTGCTGGTGTATACTCTGAAGTGGCAGCGTATGAATTCACCACACTAACAACTGTGCCTGGAGTCATTAGATACAAAGGAGCAAAGATACAG CTACTTGATCTCCCAGGAATTATTGAAGGTGCCAAGGATGGTAAAGGCAGAGGACGGCAAGTCATTGCAG TTGCTCGAACCTGTAATCTTATTCTGATTGTTCTGGATGTGCTGAAACCCCTTGGTCATAAGAAAATCATTGAGAATGAACTGGAGGGATTTGGAATTCGTCTGAATAGTAAGCCCCCCAatattggctttaaaaaaaaggataaaggaGGTATTAACCTTACAGCCACG TGTCCTCAGAGTGAGCTGGATACTGAAACAGTGAAGAGCATCTTAGCAGAGTATAAAATTCACAATGCTGATGTCACACTGCGCAGTGACGCCACTGCTGATGACCTAATTGACGTTGTTGAAGGGAACAG GGTTTACATCCCATGCATTTATGTCCTAAATAAAATCGACCAGATTTCCATTGAAGAACTAGATATTATTTACAAAGTGCCCCACTGTGTACCAATATCTGCTCATCATCGCTGGAACTTCGATGATCTGCTGGAGAAAATTTGGGACTACTTGAAGCTAGTACGAAT CTACACCAAACCTAAAGGGCAGCTCCCAGACTACACCTCTCCTGTGGTACTACCTTACTGCAAGACCACAGTGGAGGATTTTTGCATGAAGATCCACAAAAATCTCATTAAAGACTTCAAATA tgcaCTGGTCTGGGGTTCATCTGTTAAACACAATCCTCAAAAAGTTGGCAAAGACCATACTCTTGAAGATGAGGATGTTATTCAGATTGTAAAGAAATAA
- the PATZ1 gene encoding POZ-, AT hook-, and zinc finger-containing protein 1 isoform X2, with protein MERVSEAAACGPSSGCYTYQVSRHSADMLHSLNQQRKNGGRFCDVLLRVGDESFPAHRAVLAACSEYFESVFSAQLGDGAGGGGGSEGGAAEAAAGGAAAAGGAPGGGRELEMHTISSKVFGDILDFAYTSRIVVRLESFPELMTAAKFLLMRSVIDICQEVIKQSNVQILVPPARPDIMLFRPGAADLGFPLDMTNGAALAPNGNGIAGMPEDEATRAALTAAQSSLPVLQGVDRLPMVAGPLSPPLLASPFQNVAASAPTLSTKRGRGRPRKANLLDSMMFGTPGGLREAGILPCGLCGKVFTDANRLRQHEAQHGVTSLQLGYIDIPPPRLGENGVPGQDDPDAPRKRSRTRKQVACEICGKIFRDVYHLNRHKLSHSGEKPYSCPVCGLRFKRKDRMSYHVRSHDGSVGKPYICQSCGKGFSRPDHLNGHIKQVHTSERPHKCQTCNASFATRDRLRSHLACHEDKVPCQVCGKYLRAAYMADHLKKHSEGPSNFCTICNRGFSSASYLKVHVKTHHGVPLPQVSRHQESIPNGGAAFHCVRTYGIKEGQKCSHSDPIESSDSYGDLSDTSDLKTPEKQSTNGSFSCDMAVSKNKMETEGEKKYPCPECGSFFRSKSYLNKHIQKVHVRALGGPLGDLGPALGSPFSPQQNMSLLESFGFQIVQSAFASSLVDPEVDQQPMGPEGK; from the exons atggagcgggtGAGCGAGGCCGCCGCCTGCGGCCCCTCGTCGGGCTGCTACACGTACCAGGTGAGCCGGCACAGCGCCGACATGCTGCACAGCCTCAACCAGCAGCGCAAGAACGGCGGCCGCTTCTGCGACGTGCTCCTGCGCGTGGGCGACGAGAGCTTCCCGGCGCACCGGGCGGTGCTGGCCGCTTGCAGCGAGTACTTCGAGTCGGTGTTCAGCGCGCAGCTGGGTgacggggcaggcggcggcggcggctcggaggggggcgcggcggaggcggcggccggcggggccgcggcggccggcggggcccccgggggcgggcgggagctgGAGATGCACACCATCAGCTCCAAGGTGTTCGGAGACATCCTGGACTTTGCCTACACGTCGCGCATCGTGGTGCGGCTGGAGAGCTTCCCGGAGCTCATGACGGCCGCCAAGTTCCTGCTGATGCGCTCTGTGATTGACATCTGCCAGGAGGTCATCAAGCAGTCCAATGTGCAGATCCTCGTGCCCCCTGCGCGCCCCGACATTATGCTCTTCCGTCCGGGGGCCGCGGACCTCGGCTTCCCTCTTGACATGACCAACGGTGCCGCTTTGGCACCCAATGGCAACGGCATTGCTGGTATGCCTGAAGATGAGGCCACGCGGGCTGCACTCACTGCTGCGCAGTCCTCCCTGCCGGTTCTGCAGGGAGTGGACCGCCTGCCCATGGTGGCAGGACCTCTGTCCCCACCGCTGCTGGCCTCCCCCTTCCAGAATGTTGCTGCTAGTGCCCCCACCTTAAGCACCAAGAGGGGCAGAGGGCGTCCGCGTAAAGCCAATCTCTTGGACTCCATGATGTTTGGTACCCCAGGGGGCCTGCGAGAGGCTGGTATCCTGCCTTGTGGTCTCTGTGGGAAGGTATTTACGGATGCTAATCGTCTTCGTCAGCATGAGGCTCAACACGGGGTGACAAGCTTACAGCTGGGCTACATAGACATCCCACCGCCAAGACTGGGTGAAAACGGTGTCCCTGGTCAGGACGACCCCGACGCACCCCGGAAAAGAAGCAGGACGAGGAAACAGGTGGCCTGTGAGATCTGTGGCAAGATTTTTCGGGACGTGTACCACCTGAATCGGCACAAGCTGTCGCACTCTGGCGAGAAGCCTTACTCTTGTCCTGTGTGTGGCTTACGGTTCAAGCGGAAAGACAGGATGTCCTATCATGTTCGATCTCACGATGGCTCTGTGGGAAAGCCCTACATCTGCCAGAGCTGTGGAAAAGGCTTTTCCAG gCCGGACCACTTGAATGGACACATCAAACAGGTGCATACCTCAGAGAGACCTCACAAGTGTCAG ACTTGTAATGCTTCCTTTGCCACTCGTGACCGACTGCGCTCACACCTAGCATGTCATGAAGACAAAGTTCCATGCCAGGTGTGCGGGAAGTACTTGCGAGCAGCGTATATGGCAGATCATTTGAAGAAACATAGTGAAGGACCAAGCAATTTCTGCACTATCTGTAACCGAG GTTTCTCCTCTGCCTCCTACTTAAAGGTCCATGTTAAAACCCACCACGGTGTTCCCCTTCCCCAGGTCTCCAGGCACCAGGAGTCCATCCCGAATGGGGGAGCAGCGTTCCACTGCGTCAGGACCTATGGCATCAAAG aaGGCCAGAAATGTTCACATTCGGACCCGATTGAGAGTTCTGATTCATACGGAGACCTCTCTGACACCAGTGACCTCAAGACTCCTGAGAAACAGAGCACCAATGGGTCCTTCTCATGTGACATGGcagtcagcaaaaacaaaatgGAGACGGAAGGAGAGAAGAAGTACCCTTGCCCTGAATGTGGCAGCTTTTTCAGATCAAAGTCTTATCTGAACAAACACATACAGAAAGTTCACGTCAGGGCCCTTGGTGGCCCGTTGGGGGATCTTGGTCCTGCTCTAGGATCCCCCTTTTCACCCCAACAGAACATGTCTCTCCTGGAGTCATTTGGGTTTCAGATCGTCCAGTCAGCATTTGCATCATCCCTAGTGGATCCAGAGGTCGACCAGCAACCAATGGGGCCAGAGGGGAAATGA
- the PATZ1 gene encoding POZ-, AT hook-, and zinc finger-containing protein 1 isoform X1 has translation MERVSEAAACGPSSGCYTYQVSRHSADMLHSLNQQRKNGGRFCDVLLRVGDESFPAHRAVLAACSEYFESVFSAQLGDGAGGGGGSEGGAAEAAAGGAAAAGGAPGGGRELEMHTISSKVFGDILDFAYTSRIVVRLESFPELMTAAKFLLMRSVIDICQEVIKQSNVQILVPPARPDIMLFRPGAADLGFPLDMTNGAALAPNGNGIAGMPEDEATRAALTAAQSSLPVLQGVDRLPMVAGPLSPPLLASPFQNVAASAPTLSTKRGRGRPRKANLLDSMMFGTPGGLREAGILPCGLCGKVFTDANRLRQHEAQHGVTSLQLGYIDIPPPRLGENGVPGQDDPDAPRKRSRTRKQVACEICGKIFRDVYHLNRHKLSHSGEKPYSCPVCGLRFKRKDRMSYHVRSHDGSVGKPYICQSCGKGFSRPDHLNGHIKQVHTSERPHKCQQENGSHHGISSETSTSIEKLKLQETCNASFATRDRLRSHLACHEDKVPCQVCGKYLRAAYMADHLKKHSEGPSNFCTICNRGFSSASYLKVHVKTHHGVPLPQVSRHQESIPNGGAAFHCVRTYGIKEGQKCSHSDPIESSDSYGDLSDTSDLKTPEKQSTNGSFSCDMAVSKNKMETEGEKKYPCPECGSFFRSKSYLNKHIQKVHVRALGGPLGDLGPALGSPFSPQQNMSLLESFGFQIVQSAFASSLVDPEVDQQPMGPEGK, from the exons atggagcgggtGAGCGAGGCCGCCGCCTGCGGCCCCTCGTCGGGCTGCTACACGTACCAGGTGAGCCGGCACAGCGCCGACATGCTGCACAGCCTCAACCAGCAGCGCAAGAACGGCGGCCGCTTCTGCGACGTGCTCCTGCGCGTGGGCGACGAGAGCTTCCCGGCGCACCGGGCGGTGCTGGCCGCTTGCAGCGAGTACTTCGAGTCGGTGTTCAGCGCGCAGCTGGGTgacggggcaggcggcggcggcggctcggaggggggcgcggcggaggcggcggccggcggggccgcggcggccggcggggcccccgggggcgggcgggagctgGAGATGCACACCATCAGCTCCAAGGTGTTCGGAGACATCCTGGACTTTGCCTACACGTCGCGCATCGTGGTGCGGCTGGAGAGCTTCCCGGAGCTCATGACGGCCGCCAAGTTCCTGCTGATGCGCTCTGTGATTGACATCTGCCAGGAGGTCATCAAGCAGTCCAATGTGCAGATCCTCGTGCCCCCTGCGCGCCCCGACATTATGCTCTTCCGTCCGGGGGCCGCGGACCTCGGCTTCCCTCTTGACATGACCAACGGTGCCGCTTTGGCACCCAATGGCAACGGCATTGCTGGTATGCCTGAAGATGAGGCCACGCGGGCTGCACTCACTGCTGCGCAGTCCTCCCTGCCGGTTCTGCAGGGAGTGGACCGCCTGCCCATGGTGGCAGGACCTCTGTCCCCACCGCTGCTGGCCTCCCCCTTCCAGAATGTTGCTGCTAGTGCCCCCACCTTAAGCACCAAGAGGGGCAGAGGGCGTCCGCGTAAAGCCAATCTCTTGGACTCCATGATGTTTGGTACCCCAGGGGGCCTGCGAGAGGCTGGTATCCTGCCTTGTGGTCTCTGTGGGAAGGTATTTACGGATGCTAATCGTCTTCGTCAGCATGAGGCTCAACACGGGGTGACAAGCTTACAGCTGGGCTACATAGACATCCCACCGCCAAGACTGGGTGAAAACGGTGTCCCTGGTCAGGACGACCCCGACGCACCCCGGAAAAGAAGCAGGACGAGGAAACAGGTGGCCTGTGAGATCTGTGGCAAGATTTTTCGGGACGTGTACCACCTGAATCGGCACAAGCTGTCGCACTCTGGCGAGAAGCCTTACTCTTGTCCTGTGTGTGGCTTACGGTTCAAGCGGAAAGACAGGATGTCCTATCATGTTCGATCTCACGATGGCTCTGTGGGAAAGCCCTACATCTGCCAGAGCTGTGGAAAAGGCTTTTCCAG gCCGGACCACTTGAATGGACACATCAAACAGGTGCATACCTCAGAGAGACCTCACAAGTGTCAG CAGGAAAATGGCAGCCACCATGGAATAAGCTCAGAGACATCCACATCCATAGAAAAGTTGAAACTTCAAGAG ACTTGTAATGCTTCCTTTGCCACTCGTGACCGACTGCGCTCACACCTAGCATGTCATGAAGACAAAGTTCCATGCCAGGTGTGCGGGAAGTACTTGCGAGCAGCGTATATGGCAGATCATTTGAAGAAACATAGTGAAGGACCAAGCAATTTCTGCACTATCTGTAACCGAG GTTTCTCCTCTGCCTCCTACTTAAAGGTCCATGTTAAAACCCACCACGGTGTTCCCCTTCCCCAGGTCTCCAGGCACCAGGAGTCCATCCCGAATGGGGGAGCAGCGTTCCACTGCGTCAGGACCTATGGCATCAAAG aaGGCCAGAAATGTTCACATTCGGACCCGATTGAGAGTTCTGATTCATACGGAGACCTCTCTGACACCAGTGACCTCAAGACTCCTGAGAAACAGAGCACCAATGGGTCCTTCTCATGTGACATGGcagtcagcaaaaacaaaatgGAGACGGAAGGAGAGAAGAAGTACCCTTGCCCTGAATGTGGCAGCTTTTTCAGATCAAAGTCTTATCTGAACAAACACATACAGAAAGTTCACGTCAGGGCCCTTGGTGGCCCGTTGGGGGATCTTGGTCCTGCTCTAGGATCCCCCTTTTCACCCCAACAGAACATGTCTCTCCTGGAGTCATTTGGGTTTCAGATCGTCCAGTCAGCATTTGCATCATCCCTAGTGGATCCAGAGGTCGACCAGCAACCAATGGGGCCAGAGGGGAAATGA